A region of Peromyscus maniculatus bairdii isolate BWxNUB_F1_BW_parent chromosome 7, HU_Pman_BW_mat_3.1, whole genome shotgun sequence DNA encodes the following proteins:
- the LOC102914150 gene encoding phospholipid scramblase 1, whose amino-acid sequence MEKQSMQTEAPHPGTHLPAGYGPQYPPGAFQGPPEQNGFPTPQYGYQGPQGPYPGPQGPYAGPQAGFPVPPGGYAGAGPSGFPVQNQPAYNHPGGPGGTPWMPAPPPPLNCPPGLEYLTQIDQILIHQQIELLEVLTGFETNNKYEIKNSLGQRVYFAVEDTDCCTRNCCGAARPFTLRILDNLGREVMTLERPLRCSSCCFPCCLQEIEIQAPPGVPVGYVTQTWHPCLPKFTLQNEKRQDVLKVVGPCVVCSCCSDIDFELKSLDEGSVVGKISKQWSGFVREAFTDADNFGIQFPLDLDVKMKAVMLGACFLIDFMFFEKTGNEEQRAGVW is encoded by the exons ATGGAGAAGCAAA GCATGCAAACAGAGGCCCCTCACCCAGGAACACACTTGCCAGCTGGGTATGGCCCTCAGTATCCACCGGGAGCCTTCCAAG GACCTCCAGAACAGAATGGCTTCCCCACACCCCAGTATGGCTACCAAGGACCCCAGGGTCCTTACCCAGGGCCCCAGGGTCCCTATGCAGGGCCTCAAGCTGGCTTCCCAGTCCCACCAGGAGGCTACGCAGGTGCTGGCCCAAGTGGCTTTCCTGTCCAAAATCAGCCAGCGTACAATCATCCAGGTGGGCCTGGAGGGACCCCATGGATGCCAGCACCGCCTCCTCCACTGAACTGTCCACCTGGGTTGGAGTACTTAACTCAG ATAGATCAGATTCTGATTCATCAGCAAATTGAACTTCTGGAAG TCTTAACAGGCTTTGAAACGAATAACAAATATGAAATCAAGAACAGCCTTGGGCAGAGAGTTTACTTTGCAGTGGAAGATACTGACTGCTGTACTCGAAACTGCTGTGGAGCAGCAAGACCTTTCACCTTGAGGATCCTGGATAATCTGGGCCGAGAAGTCATGACTCTGGAGAGACCCCTGAGATGTAGTAGCTGTTGCTTCCCCTGTTGCCTCCAGGAG ATAGAAATCCAAGCTCCTCCTGGTGTGCCAGTCGGTTATGTGACTCAGACCTGGCACCCTTGTCTGCCGAAGTTCACTCTCCAAAACGAGAAGAGGCAGGATGTTCTAAAAGTTGTTGGTCCTTGTGTTGTGTGCAGCTGCTGTTCAGACATTGACTTTGAG CTCAAATCTCTAGATGAAGGATCTGTAGTTGGCAAAATTTCCAAGCAGTGGTCTGGTTTTGTGAGAGAGGCCTTCACAGATGCAGATAACTTTGGGATCCAGTTTCCCCTAGACCTTGATGTGAAGATGAAGGCTGTGATGCTTGGAGCATGTTTCCTCATA gATTTCATGTTTTTTGAAAAAACTGGAAACGAGGAACAAAGAGCAGGAGTATGGTAG